The DNA sequence ACTTCTGAGTTTCTGTATGGATCGACTCTACACTTGAATGAGCTGTTGTgtccaaagcttcaatatgttTTCTATTTGTGCTTAATGTTCCATTGAATATGTTTTTGCAGTGTAATTATAGAAGCTCTCAAGGTGGACAGTTTGCAGAAGCTATGCTCGTCATTGGAACCCATTCTTCGCAGAGTTGTAAGTTGTTCGAATAACTTTCATATGTGACGTGTTTACCCCTCCTTTTTTATAGAATTAGTAGTTACCGTTACTGGTAATCCAATGTCTATATTTGGGCTAATAAAGTTGAACAAATCAAAAGATAGTTTAAACTGTACTCTTGTTCCACACAGGTGAGCTTGAAACAGTGATTAACATACTCAATGAAGAGTTTATTATATCTTGATGCTTGTTGAAGAGTTGATACTTTTTTGTGCTTTTGTGTTTTGATGTCTGGACTATTTTATCCATTAACTGAGTTGGATAAACATCTAGTTTCTTGTTTGTTGAAGGAAATGATAGCCTGGATATTGTTATTTGTTTATGTGGATACTACTGATTATTGGTGCTGAAGTTCTTCCCTGAATTCACTTTCTGTGGGTAACTCCGCTAATACCACCCAAATTTTAAAACTAGATTTAAATGCAAGCGAGAATTTTTCAGGGTATGtaacttaatttttttatattgatATATAGTGGTGGAAGTTAAATTTGTTTAGTGGTTGGTTaagtgttcttgacacttgatGTAGTGATTAATCATCTGAGCTGAAATTATTTTTAGGCAGACGTTGTATGTCATTAAAGTCATTTCATTAAAAAACCTTTAGTTCAAATGACAGCACCTaattcaaatcaaatattaagCTTTATGTTGTGTACTTCAAGTTTGTCTTCGTTTAATGTTGGCACCATGTATAAAACGAAGAAAATTTTGGAATATTTGAACTCCTATAGTTTGGGATGATTCTTGTGCTATCTATATGAAGGATAGATTCTTTCTTATGACTGAACTATTTGTCTACCACATGACACGATATACTGAAGTTATGGTAAAAAAACATATCTATTGTGATTTTCTGTCTATGATCTTTATCTGTAGCCCTtattcttgtttttctctttaCTCATTAATAGGTAAGCGAAGAAGTGGAGCGTGCTTTGGCTAAGTTAGGCCCTGCGAGAGTTAATGGAAGGTGGAAAGAAttatttatgatattttttaatgaacggaataattttttttattgtatatGTTGTGGGTGTATGTCCAGTgattctatctctctctctctctctccctccctcttccAATTAGAAACCAAATCTTTTAAACAGTCCGAAATAATGGGAAGACCTGTAGTCCATCTGATGCCAACACCACCATATTTAAGAAGCAATGTAACacatcaagaaaagaaaagagcagTCATAAACAGAACTTTTCTTCTAATCACTAAGAAAAATAGGTTTACAGGATTGATTATCCCTAATTCTTTAAGCATTTATCTATATTTCTAGAGTAGTTCAGTTGTCTACTTAATTGATTGGTTCTTATTTGTATGAATCATGTGTGGAGATTTGAATGACAATCTAATGCCTTCCTTTCGTAGACCCGTAAGAGGTATTCTCTGAAGTGTGACCTTGTTCTGTCGAGTTTTGCTTACAGTGGTTGACCAATGTGTATAAGTCTTAAAATTAGTTTACTTGCTACATATTTGTGGTCATATTTTACGTTTGGGAATTGTTCTGGATAAGATATTTGTTGGGTAGGAATTTGTGTGCTTCTATATGATACACAAAACTGTCACAGAGGCTGAAAGCTATTAGATTTACCAAAGATTTCTCATTTTCCATTCCATAAGTATGATGTTCAGAGAACGAGGTTGCTTTTGTTATATGGACTTTTCTAAATTTGTAATCATATATAATTCCTGAACAAATATTTATTGGGGAAAAAAATAACAGAAATGACAGGTGTTTTTTGTGTAAGATCTTTCATTTTGATGTTCTCTGATATTAGAAATATAACCACCATGAACTttcttagcaaaataaaaatgttCAAACCATGACCGATAGTCAACACGTAGTGGTAAAATGGTTTCTGCTATTTGACATTTCAGGTCTTCCCCAAAACGAATTGAAGGTCCAAATGGCCAAAACTTGCAACTAGAGTTTAAGTCCAATTTGGCTCTTCCGATATTCACAGGAGGGAAAGTTGAAGGCGAGCAGGGTGCTGCAATTCATGTTGTTTTGGTTGATACAAACACTGGCCGAGTTGTAACATCTGGACCTGAATCCTCTGTAAAACTAGATATTGTTGTGCTTGAAGGTGATTTCAACAATGAAGATGATGAAGGCTGGACTCAAGAAGAATTTGATACCCATGTGGTGAAAGAGCGTGAAGGAAAGAGACCTCTATTGACTGGGGACCTGCAAGTGACCCTCAAAGAAGGGGTGGGAACTCTAGGGGATCTAACCTTCACAGATAACTCAAGTTGGATACGAAGCAGGAAGTTCAGACTTGGATTGAAAGTAGCTTCGGGATTTTGTGAGGGCATGCGCATACGCGAAGCTAAAACAGAAGCTTTTACTGTTAAAGATCACAGAGGGGAATGTAGGTTCACGCTCCAGACTATATTAGTTTTTTGTCCTAACTGTGCTAGTGCACTGTTGGTGAtttgctttttcctttgatcttGCCAGTGTACAAGAAACACTACCCACCGGCATTAAATGATGAAGTATGGAGATTGGAGAAGATTGGCAAGGATGGGGCATTCCATAAGAGGTTAAACAAAGCAGGAATATTCACAGTTGAAGAGTTTCTTCAGCTTGTCGTCCAAGATTCTCAAAAACTACGGAATGTAAGTGCAGGACTTGGTTTGAgttgtaaaaacacaaatattTTTGTACCTTATAGATGTTTATGTTTTGCTCTTGTTTATAGATCCTTGGAAGTGGAATGTCAAACAAGATGTGGGAGGCTCTTTTAGAACATGCAAAGACGTGTGTCTTGAGTGGGAAGCTTTATGTTTATTATACTGAAGATACAAGAAATGTTGGTGTTGTTTTTAACAACATCTATGAGCTGAGTGGCCTCATCGCTGGGGAGCAGTTTCACTCTGCTGATGCTCTTTCTGACAGCCAGAAGGTGAATATTACCTTATTTTTCCTTGGAAATATGGTCTCACTATATTATTACTAGGTGGTCAATCGTTTTGTTCTTTTGGATTACATATTTCAAAATCAAGTTTCCCTGTCTGACAAGGATTTTATATTTGACACGTatttaatacatttttttttttctcaaagagTTGAAAATGATATCATCACCAAGGAGCATTAGCATGAGGGAGATGAATTTTTCTGATAATTCAAGTTTAAAGGATGTGCTTTTTTAAGTGCTATGGTTCTTTGTTCTTCTTGTGATCTTTTGTTATAGTCGTAAAAGTATGGAAGTTATGAAGAGGTCCCTGTAACTACAATGTTTTCGAACTAGTTATGTACTTTCTGTTGCTGACTGAAAAATGGTGTTACTTCTAAAGTCATGGGCAGTTGAAAGTCCTAGAGTTCTAGATGCtatattcatttttaatcttttatggTCAATAATTGACAATGGAAAGgtcaaatacaaaaaaaaatttgtataaTGCTTATGTTTGTGCAGGTCTACGTAGATGCGCTGGTGAAGAAAGCATATGACAACTGGGATCAAGTTATTCAGTATGATGGCAAGTCACTTCTAAACTTCAAGCAGAGTAAGAGGCCAGCTGCACCCCGAACTGAATTTCAAATGGGCCCAATCAATTACCCTGAAGCTTCTGATCAACTGCAACTACATCGAACGTCAAATTCAGTTCACTCAGAGCAGCCTCCATTGGATCCAGCCCTACCAATTGGAGGTAAGCATTGCGCCTGCATGAGCATTGAACCTTTGTTTTTTGGTGGGGAGAGGGAGTAATCCCATCCACTCATGGTTGGCCTCATAAAATTTATTTGTGGAAGTAATTATTCAGTCAGAAAAAGAATAAGTAATCAATAAAGATAAGATAAGCTAAAACAGTATAGGTGTCAAGTGTCCTTTGCTTGTGTGGAATATAACTTCAGGCGAAATATGGAAGTGTAGGATTTATAAATAGTGCTACAGAACAGAACCTGGAAAATCCTGAAGATATGGGATGTCAAATCCTCCAATAATGAGGACAAAATTCATTACACTTGCCTGACTACTCATCAGCAACTTGAATAGTTCACTTTGGTCACTAAAATATGATTGAGTGATTTATAGGACaacctttattatttctcaactATGACATAGGATCTACAGCTACTTTTAAAATTTGTTAACTTTATACATAGTATTCTTACAAACACCTTAGCGGTCAAAGCCGTAGAGTTTTAGAAGTGCCAGTCTATATAACTATGTAAAACTTGTATGTCTAAGACCCATATCAGTGGAGTTATAATTTACATTACAAAACTGAGCCTAAGCTCGTAATAAAAAATGCCATTGGAATGTAAGTGAACTTTTTGGTCGCACACTTACACCATATATTCTTTACACTAGTCGAGTTTTTATGGAAATGCCTTGCACTTAATTTTTCCCTAAAGTAGAGCATCTGTTGTTTTCTGTCTGAAACCTTTCTTTCCCTCCTTTGCTATTCAAATTGTCCATACATATTACACCCacccacacacccacacacccacacacccacacccacacccaTACCCCCCCATATGCGCTATTCAAATTGACCATAAGTAATAGATGCTAAGGCTGACACACACGCTTTCCTTCTGTTGCTATTCAAATTGTCCATACGTAATAGCTGCTAAGGCTGACACACCCGCCTGCGCACACGTGCCCACAACACACACCACACCACCCTACCCCCCACACAACGCACGTGTATGCACACAATGCATGTATTGGCATATCCCACCATCACATGAAGACGATAGCCAGAGTCACGTGTATGCCCACAATGCATGTATTGACATATGCCGCCGTCGCATGAAGACGATAGCTGGACTGGATCCTTATTATGATTATATTTtggcttattttttttattatggtcCTCCTCAGGGTATAATGACAGTCTATCAACAAGATACTTGACCCAGCCACTTGTAAATTCCAATTCTCATACCCAGTTTGATGGCGCCGGATTTGCACTGGATGACCAATTGGTCAGCAATTCTCATCAGGTACAAAGCACAAGAAATGACCACAATGCTGTTGGTTTGGCTCGTGGTCCTCCACAATCATCTACATCAGGATTTCAGACTATCAATCCTGCTCAGACATCCACTCTTAATCCTATAGATGACTGGACAACCAACCGAGATTTCTTTTCAGAGGACGAGATTCGCATTAGGAGTCATGAGATGCTTGAAAATGAGGATATGCAGCACTTGCTTAGAATCTTAAGTATGGGAGGAGGCCATGGCTCCATTGATGTGCCCGATGATGGGTTTT is a window from the Malus domestica chromosome 16, GDT2T_hap1 genome containing:
- the LOC114821936 gene encoding calmodulin-binding protein 60 B-like, with the translated sequence MHTRLMERTNSMRGKRPMEAGEEEQAERKRPALASVIIEALKVDSLQKLCSSLEPILRRVVSEEVERALAKLGPARVNGRSSPKRIEGPNGQNLQLEFKSNLALPIFTGGKVEGEQGAAIHVVLVDTNTGRVVTSGPESSVKLDIVVLEGDFNNEDDEGWTQEEFDTHVVKEREGKRPLLTGDLQVTLKEGVGTLGDLTFTDNSSWIRSRKFRLGLKVASGFCEGMRIREAKTEAFTVKDHRGELYKKHYPPALNDEVWRLEKIGKDGAFHKRLNKAGIFTVEEFLQLVVQDSQKLRNILGSGMSNKMWEALLEHAKTCVLSGKLYVYYTEDTRNVGVVFNNIYELSGLIAGEQFHSADALSDSQKVYVDALVKKAYDNWDQVIQYDGKSLLNFKQSKRPAAPRTEFQMGPINYPEASDQLQLHRTSNSVHSEQPPLDPALPIGGYNDSLSTRYLTQPLVNSNSHTQFDGAGFALDDQLVSNSHQVQSTRNDHNAVGLARGPPQSSTSGFQTINPAQTSTLNPIDDWTTNRDFFSEDEIRIRSHEMLENEDMQHLLRILSMGGGHGSIDVPDDGFSIPSYMPSPMPNFEEDRTRPGKAVVGWLKIKAAMRWGFFVRKKAAERRAQIVEIEDE